From one Phytohabitans houttuyneae genomic stretch:
- a CDS encoding YqgE/AlgH family protein gives MESMTGQLLVATPALKDPNFDRTVVLLVAHEPGGALGVVLNRATEVPVAEVLGNWGAMARDPAVLFEGGPVQPESAICLARTHPGVRRARGFHRVSGSIGTVDLSVDPESLQSSLAGIRVFAGYSGWSAGQLEEEITSGSWFVFDALPGDAFVERPDDLWPMVLRRQGGIMAAVAHFPPDVALN, from the coding sequence ATGGAGTCGATGACCGGGCAGCTACTGGTCGCGACCCCGGCCCTGAAGGATCCGAACTTCGACCGCACCGTTGTTCTGCTGGTCGCGCATGAGCCGGGCGGTGCCCTTGGCGTGGTCCTTAACCGGGCCACCGAGGTGCCCGTCGCCGAGGTGCTCGGCAACTGGGGTGCGATGGCCCGCGACCCCGCCGTCCTCTTCGAGGGCGGGCCGGTGCAGCCGGAGTCCGCGATCTGCCTGGCCCGCACCCACCCGGGTGTCCGCCGAGCCCGCGGCTTCCATCGCGTGTCCGGCTCGATCGGCACCGTGGACCTCTCGGTCGACCCGGAGTCACTGCAGAGCAGCCTGGCCGGCATCCGCGTGTTCGCCGGCTACTCGGGCTGGTCCGCGGGCCAGCTGGAGGAGGAGATCACGTCCGGCTCCTGGTTCGTGTTCGACGCCCTGCCCGGCGACGCGTTCGTGGAGCGCCCTGACGACCTGTGGCCGATGGTGCTGCGCCGCCAGGGCGGCATCATGGCCGCGGTGGCCCACTTCCCACCGGACGTGGCCCTCAACTGA
- a CDS encoding toll/interleukin-1 receptor domain-containing protein, giving the protein MSAPRSSGSAKARWTTANDRSSSAVPFHLLPRSAGDYVAELWAFLARHGIPTWYDMDIPTGERWASVIEGKIASCAGVLVVMSDGADQRRFIRQELDAARDGGKRLFPLLLDGKIYAELKSIQATFAEGGTMPGPSWVLEVRRHLERQHPSRLRRRRWWLLGATAALSVAAALFALYRGPDGTPPGGCEGRPARIEAVSTETPGHTGHRPTITVSVCRAHRPTTSTG; this is encoded by the coding sequence CTGAGCGCGCCGCGCTCGTCCGGGTCCGCCAAGGCACGATGGACGACTGCGAATGACCGATCCTCAAGCGCCGTTCCTTTTCATCTGCTACCCCGAAGCGCCGGGGACTACGTCGCGGAGCTGTGGGCGTTCCTTGCCCGGCATGGCATCCCGACCTGGTACGACATGGACATCCCGACCGGCGAGCGGTGGGCGTCGGTCATCGAGGGGAAGATCGCGTCCTGCGCCGGCGTGCTCGTCGTGATGAGCGACGGCGCCGACCAGCGACGGTTCATCCGGCAGGAGCTCGACGCCGCCCGCGACGGCGGCAAGCGCCTGTTTCCCCTGCTCCTCGACGGAAAAATCTACGCCGAGCTGAAGAGCATCCAGGCCACCTTCGCCGAGGGCGGCACGATGCCGGGCCCGTCCTGGGTGCTGGAGGTCCGCAGGCACCTGGAGCGCCAACACCCCTCACGGCTCAGGCGGCGCCGCTGGTGGCTTCTCGGCGCCACGGCCGCCCTGTCCGTGGCCGCCGCCCTATTCGCGCTCTATCGGGGCCCGGACGGCACACCGCCCGGCGGCTGCGAGGGCCGTCCCGCCCGGATCGAGGCCGTATCGACCGAGACGCCTGGCCACACGGGCCACCGCCCGACGATCACGGTGAGCGTCTGCCGCGCCCACAGGCCGACCACGAGTACTGGCTGA
- a CDS encoding toll/interleukin-1 receptor domain-containing protein yields MTQPTNTPGRLYISHAPDGRAYARKLAEYLQRVGIATEVDNDGLPAPNMEKLRKRVDRSVGLLVLVTKESATSDQVGHELDRAMEMGRPIFVLLLHGKRLPLLLNQCPYEVARWSRMPSAAFVSQLYQALGGSSTSQIALIEPAAQRRAAAPLLVLSALAAVLLVIGGGYWIGSRPRGETVSPPTPTVTTAPVVSENPAPPDTVTITSPQEGAVVHRCERVRGTANLPDNKTMLFARNRTGPPDAVWYFNYVGTYQNGFVPPEWAGTVYFGSATRQSYDLVIVVMEVKAAARFWQQHKSEDNSYAFANDLPAGAERAALVRVRQGTMDDCE; encoded by the coding sequence ATGACCCAACCCACCAACACCCCCGGGCGGCTCTACATCAGCCACGCGCCGGACGGTCGCGCCTACGCCAGGAAGCTGGCCGAGTACCTCCAGAGGGTGGGAATCGCGACGGAGGTCGACAACGACGGCCTGCCCGCGCCGAACATGGAGAAGCTGCGTAAACGGGTCGACCGCAGCGTCGGCTTGCTGGTGCTCGTCACCAAGGAGTCGGCGACGTCCGACCAGGTCGGGCACGAGCTCGACCGCGCGATGGAGATGGGCCGGCCCATCTTCGTGCTGCTGCTGCACGGCAAGCGCCTGCCGTTGCTGCTGAACCAGTGCCCGTACGAGGTCGCACGGTGGTCACGGATGCCGTCCGCGGCGTTCGTGAGCCAGTTGTACCAGGCGTTGGGTGGCTCCAGCACGAGCCAGATCGCCCTCATCGAGCCGGCGGCGCAGCGGCGGGCCGCCGCTCCACTGCTGGTGCTGTCGGCGCTCGCCGCGGTGCTCCTGGTGATCGGCGGCGGGTACTGGATCGGCAGCAGGCCGCGGGGCGAAACCGTCTCGCCGCCCACCCCGACGGTCACGACCGCGCCGGTGGTCAGCGAAAACCCGGCACCCCCGGACACCGTGACCATCACGTCCCCGCAGGAAGGCGCGGTGGTCCATAGGTGCGAGCGGGTCCGCGGCACAGCAAACCTGCCCGACAACAAGACGATGCTCTTCGCCCGCAACCGCACGGGACCACCGGACGCCGTCTGGTACTTCAACTACGTCGGCACCTACCAGAACGGTTTCGTCCCGCCTGAGTGGGCCGGCACCGTCTACTTCGGATCCGCCACCCGCCAGTCGTACGACCTCGTGATCGTCGTGATGGAAGTCAAGGCGGCGGCCAGGTTCTGGCAGCAGCACAAGAGCGAGGACAACTCCTACGCGTTCGCGAACGACCTCCCGGCCGGCGCTGAGCGCGCCGCGCTCGTCCGGGTCCGCCAAGGCACGATGGACGACTGCGAATGA
- a CDS encoding AAA family ATPase: MELYTIEPAEFNRRFAFLTQAVGSRLLGKSDKVELSLICLIADGHLLLEDLPGLGKTSLAQTLATAIGGSYGRVQGTPDLLPSDITGSLILDTDKSASRIHQRDDGFKIRKGPVFANVLLCDEINRTPPRTQSALLEAMEERQVTIFDETRELPDPFFVIATQNPVDLDGTYALPEAQLDRFLMRLTLGYPDTDVFCTVLRDFGGRRRPGTSTGSEASATGFTPDHVLDMIHYAERLPAGEIVRRDIAAIVEATRDPDRALLGASPRAGLALLRAARAYAAARGHLEVHTDHVRVIAPDVLAHRIILRHPPVAEVADAQREYILDILRRTPTGKRRL; the protein is encoded by the coding sequence GTGGAGCTTTACACGATCGAACCGGCCGAGTTCAACCGACGTTTCGCATTCCTGACACAGGCCGTCGGCTCTCGACTTCTCGGCAAGAGCGACAAGGTTGAGCTGTCCTTGATCTGTCTGATCGCCGATGGTCATCTTTTGCTGGAGGATCTTCCGGGCCTTGGAAAGACGAGTCTCGCGCAGACCCTCGCGACCGCGATCGGTGGAAGCTACGGCCGAGTGCAGGGTACGCCGGATCTGTTGCCGTCCGACATCACCGGATCATTGATTCTCGACACGGACAAAAGTGCCTCACGTATTCACCAAAGGGACGACGGATTCAAAATCCGCAAAGGCCCGGTATTCGCGAACGTCCTGCTGTGCGATGAGATCAACCGTACGCCGCCGCGCACGCAGTCGGCCCTTTTGGAGGCGATGGAGGAGCGGCAGGTGACGATATTCGACGAGACGCGCGAACTGCCGGATCCGTTCTTCGTGATCGCGACCCAGAATCCGGTGGACCTGGACGGCACCTATGCGCTGCCCGAGGCGCAGCTGGATCGGTTTCTGATGCGACTCACGCTGGGCTACCCGGACACCGACGTCTTCTGTACGGTGCTGCGGGATTTCGGTGGGCGCCGCCGCCCCGGCACCAGCACGGGGTCCGAGGCCAGCGCGACCGGCTTCACGCCGGACCATGTCCTCGACATGATCCACTATGCCGAGCGGCTACCCGCCGGCGAGATTGTCCGCCGCGACATCGCCGCGATCGTGGAAGCGACCCGGGATCCCGATCGCGCGCTCCTCGGCGCCAGCCCCAGGGCCGGCCTGGCGCTCTTGCGCGCGGCTCGCGCGTACGCCGCGGCGAGGGGCCACCTGGAAGTCCACACCGATCATGTGCGCGTCATCGCCCCCGACGTGCTGGCGCACCGCATCATCCTGCGGCATCCGCCGGTAGCAGAGGTGGCCGACGCGCAGCGGGAGTACATCCTGGACATCCTGCGCCGGACCCCGACGGGCAAGCGCCGTCTATGA